The window atcaatttcctttttttcaaaACTTCACTCATTGATTTGTATTCCCCTTACAATtaaaaatttgctcactaatattgaaatcaatggataatcaattcacctattcataacccTATactaaatggtttttttttattggtttcattaAGTTCGGTTTTCGGTTTGTTATCGGTCGGTCAGGTGCGGTCCGATTTTCCACCAGTCCCATcataccccaatccaaaaccaatccaataaaaatcggtttggttcggtctGAGTTTTTTCGATCCGTCTTAACGGTTCGGGccaggttttgacacccttaattacaTCCACCAATGTCCATTTGGGAAAAAGGCAGCAATAGACTGGGTAAACCATTGAATACTTAGTAGTTGAAAAGGCAATGCTGTCAACTGAAATGAGATTGAAATCACAAGACAGAATTTGACCTCCACCTTGCTGACTTCTTTCAAAGACAAGTACTTATAGTGGTGAGAATGTGCTAGACCAAGATTTTTCAATTGGATCAATGACCACGgaatcttttcttgttttacaTTCTTGAGCAATCACAACCGATAAATAGAATGGTGTATTAAACCAAAATGCCTTCAACAGAGCAAAAGGTTGCTTTCAACGGTTTTAATCCATTTGCACAAAATAGAATTTACTTCATCTGGCTGCTCATCGTGAGGGCAATGTCCTGCAACATCATCAATAACAGAGAGAATTCTCAGGATAATAATATAGAATGGGCAAGCACCAATTTCAAAAGTATAAGTTCTTCCCTCACCAGCATTCAATTCTCTGATCACAACACCATTGCAATGCTCCCTAAACATAGAGACTTTTAACTTGGAATTGGTAAGGGGATCTTTCAAACCCTGTTGAgtgacacagagagagagagactaatcAGTAAGCAATGTTATGGCTAAGTTTTCTTTCTGTTGCAAAGTTACCTGTACAATTAAGACCTTTCCCCCAAATGATTCCAAGAGATAATTGAGAGGAATCGCTAGGTTGAAGTTGAAGACACTTTCCAGAACAGGCAGCACACCAGGATCATGTGACTAAAATATTTGTTAAGGAGTATCATATGTTACTTAAGAGGGAAATGCACTGGCCTATCCAGCCATATGTTTACAGGCCTAACTGAATTAAATCTGCTAATATAGAGATTGCACTCAAATCTTAGCACAACTGAAAAGGAAGAGGGCGGGCACAGTGGTCTTACCATGATAGTAAAATAACACTTTTGTTTACAGGGATCCTAATTGCATCTGCAAATTACATTATAATCATTAACCTATTTGCCTAAGTCCACCCCCAAACCCaccccaataaaaataaaatactaatacAGGTTTGCATGGAGCATAGATGGATAACCAATTTTACAGCCTTGAACAAGGATACTGCTCTTATCATTTCATCAATAAGCCAATCATCAGCTCGCTCTGTGTTCTGCAACCTGaacaagaattaaaaaaaaacccaacatatCCAGAAGAAAAACATCAAAATGGTGTCAGCAATAGAGAAGACTCACCGATGGATAGCAGTCCTTCACTATGTTCCCTACAGTCAACCTCAAATACAGTAGTAGGAGTCGACTACCAAACCATGCAACCCCACCTGATACACGTCCTTCCTGAAGCAAGTTTTAGATGAAATGAATACACACCAAATACCTTTACCTCCATTGGTTAACATTTATGGGTAACAACACTTTATTGTGCAGAATAAACAATGtggaaaaataatttaaatattaaaaacaacagaaaacagTTTCGGGTTTCCAAATTTGTGTGTGAGACTGTTTAGAATTCTTCATACAATTATGGACATGAAGGCACACAAAAAAGGTCCATTTGCCCCCACATATAAGGCTGAAACAACCAAAATGTTTCCTGGTATTTGTACTAGTGAACTACTAATGTAGTCTGGTCCACAGTTCTCAGTTAAAGAGTATGAGAATTCCAAACTGCAGAACACGCCCGGGGGATCTATGCAATAGCTATGCAAAGGACTTTACAGATTATGAAGAATAGAACCAAACAGAAGCACAATCCGACAActaaaataagagaatttgAGGAAATATATCACAAAAGACAGACCTGATATATCAGTTAGTCACAGAATCTAATTATAGAAAATAATTACCAGATCCAATTAGTTGAATGTCTACTTACTGGTTGCAACATAGAATACCAACCCTCTTCTACTGGTTTTGCAGAGAAAAACCCGCTGAAACTGAAGGCGAATACAGTATAAAAAATAATTACCAGATCCAATTAGTTAAGGTTTAGTCATAGAATACCAACCCTCTTCTACTGGTTTATAGAAAATAATTACCAGATCCAATTAGTTGCAGGTTTACTCACTGGTTGCAACATAGAATACCAACCctcttcttctggttttgcAGAGAAAAACCCTCTGAAACTGAAGGCGAATACAgtataaaaaatagaaataataggaggagaagagaagtttgaagggagagaaaaaagaagaagagattgctGTAGAGGAGAGAACAGAGAGATTTAtgagaaggggaagggaaggagagaggcaCATGCACCACACAGATttaaaacatatatttatttaattcCATTACTAAGCAATGGGGGGAGTACATGTATATATAAAACCTATTAAAATAAGAATCCTATTAGACATAACTTTCCTAAACCTGTTAACATTTGTCTTAATGTAATAAGCTATTCAACAGACTCAACTTCTATCTAATAGACTAACCCACACCAGTACTGGACCCCAGGACTTGACAGCcattaaatattatattttttaaaagctCAAAATTACAAAGATACCGGTGATAATTAATATAACCCCCAACATATCCAATCTACAATCATTGGGCCTTGTTTGGACCCAAACCTGAACCTAAAGGCTTGGGAGAATGGGCTGGATCTCTTGGGCTTTGGTTTACAAGGCCAATATTGTCTATCCAGACAATCTAACACCACTGCATCAACTACTCACACAGCAAATAACTTAGCCCTTTTGAGAACTGACCTGCATGCATTTTTTTCCTCCGACCATTCAACCACAGAATCAAGGTCTAATAGATTTTTTGTTATTACAACACCACAGATGCAACTTACTGAGGAAATGAAAAATATCCTTTGATAGAAAGATACAGCAAAGATAACACTGCAAATCTAATCCAAGAAACAAACACGCAACACTAATCTAGTTCAGATACACAATAAACCAGTGTGTTTTATTTACCTGACAATGTACAATGCCATATGAACACAACACAATGAACTTAGAAATGCAAAAAGTTAATGAAATGTTATAGAGGATGGAAATCCTCTTACTTTAGTGACTGGAAAAGAAGAATATCCTGGATCAACTGAACCTGCAGTATTGATTAGGCCAACAGACTTGACCAAGGCAGGCCAAAGTCCGGTAACAATAGCAGCAAAATAGCCTGCAAATGAATAATCAAACAAACAGATAGACAGTTAAAAGTGAGAAAATTCCATTTGATCACATTACGTCATATATGTagtaagaaaaacaaaaccaaaagttTTTCAACAACAGTTGAGGAAAAAGGACAAATAACTTCAAGGTTGGAACATACCACCAATTGAGTTTCCAACTAGATATACTGGTTCTTTCACAACGTCAACTATAAAATCTCTTAGCAGTTCTGCCCACATGAGTTCAGTGTATACAATGTTTGGCTTTTCTGATTTACCAAAACCCAGAAGAGTAATTGCCCAAACCTGATTTCCTCCATCAGCTATTGCATCTATATTATCACGGTAATGCTCCAAAAATGCACCGAACCCATGTACAAGAAGTACAGCAGGACCTTCATGACCAACAACTGTATACTGCAAGTGGAACAGCTCAGAAGAATAAGTATTTCtcttaacaaaataaaagacaCTTTCTGGTTAGATAATTTATTCTTATCCTTCACCAGATTGTACCTATCATCCTGCATTCTAGTAGTATGCATTTCAGTGAGGTTTCAAgttcattaattaaaaaatttctCAGCAAATGGAGCTTTATTTTAGGAGGGAAATGTGGCATACATGCAGCAGAGATATAGGATTCCTCACTGTCTAGATTCGTTAACAGGACAATTTGTTTAGAAAACACATGCTattaaaaatacataaaacgATATCAAATTTCCCAAACAATAATTAACATGGTGCAGAGTGTCCTAGAGAATCAATAATACCCTTCACACAGCACAAACTGAATTCTTATCCTAAGATTGTGCACTAATAAATTAGGATACTTAGAATCTGTTAGTTAGAGGATCTGGAAAAAAACATTAATGAGCCATCCTGAAACAATGTTCCAATGAAATACCTGAATTAAATAGCCATTCCATCTCCATATCCTAACAGAATATCTTCCTTCACTGCAAATCTGGCTTCTCAAAGCCGTAAGCCAATACCACTGCCACAGACAGTCGCTGAAAGATCAGTGAATGGTTGGCATGGCAAACTGAAGTTGAAATTAATTAATGCCAGGAATCATATTAACCAAGCAAGATGATTAGTTCCATGCATCAACTATTACAAACCAACCACATCGTCTCAGTGTTCATTTACCTCCATTGAGCAGACAGCATTAGCTGCTGCAGCAACAGTGGCTGCTGAGTATCCAAAAGGAGATAGAAACCCTGCATTTCGTTCTTTCTCATACTTAATTGCTTCAAAATATACTTTTCTTCTTGATATGATACCAACAGAAAGGGCTGAACCAAACAGAGCACCAAATGAAGCTCCACTCCTAATTTCAGCATTACGTAATTTCTCATGCACCCTGTCATGGAACCAAGTCAAAAGGACTGCTCCTGAGATGCAGGGATAAGAATGGAACCTTCTCATGAATAAGTATTTTTCAATGAAAAAGGACAAACCGGAGTAAAAAAGATCAAATACTAcccaaagaagaaataaagcatTTGTAATACATCAATACTGAACTCCAACAAATGATAGATGACCAAGGAACCTCTGTTTGGCAAACCCATCCACTAGATCAGAGGCTGGTCTTGGTTTCATTTGGAACAAGCTGTCTAAAGATGAAGCACGAGCATGACCTGTCTGATAATGCACAAGGTTTCCATGATCCTCTTATCTCCTTGCATTCATCCAATGACATAACCAGTGTTACACTAAACAAAAAGCTGCCTAAATTCTTTCAATGCGATTGACCCCAAgttggggggaaaaaaaggattTAAGCACTCAGCCAAAACAAAGTTTCTCATACCCACTGGGTGGAATAAGCAAGAATTCTATAGCGTGGCAGTTTCTAAAGACCCCAGCTACACAAACAGCCCTAAATTTCGCATAAACAGAGACTATAGTTGAACTTTAAGGAGCCCATTGTCAGGTGCAGCAAGAAAGCATGTGCACCTGTATCCCCCCAGGGGTTGAATGTATAACTGATGCAGTTGCGTTAGCATGGCTGGACTGGCACAACCCACTTTGGAGACCCAAGCCACGAGATGAACCGGCCAAACCTGGAATTTTGGTCAAAAATAGAAGCAACCTTTTATCTTGGGTAGACTATGTAAGCGTTATTTGGTAGTGGGTgagccttggcgcaatggttaagttgcgctattgcaacctattgattgcaggttcaaaacttggaaacatcctcatctgcgaagcagggggtaaggctgcatacatttgcccctcccagaccctgcagtagcgggagcctcatgcactgagtCGCCATTTTTTTATGTAGTAGTCATTTGGTAATCCTCAAATTATTTCCTACTTGAAAAGGTTTCCATATTGAATTGTGCCAAATAAACCTCTACTCCTTTGACCTTTGAGTTGTGTGATTTATCACTTCAATAGGGCTGGAAGTGACAAATCACCCATAAGAATTTCAGACCACCATGGCCGTATGAAGGAGTTCGTTCACTAGCATCTGTTCTGATTTTTCCGCCCTTGGCTTGCATTcaggaggttgaagacaacctcctTATGTTATAACTAAAACCCTTATTTTAATTTACACAAATACACCCATAGTTCTTACTCTATTCCATTCCTTCCTCATTCCTTTATTAATTTTCCGAAATACCCCTTCTAAGTGGTTGCTTCAAAATTATGACCTTAACCCTGTTTTCTTCACTTGATTGATTCTAAGTTTCAACATAATTACGAGACTGCCACTGATTTTTAAGTTTGagctattttttatttgggtgggtCCATAGCGAACTCAAATAGGGCTTTCAAACCCCGGGATCGCACCAATTTAGTGTCAATATTTCCTCATCCCCAGCCGAAAATTATGGTGGCCAACAATGAGCTATTCAACAGCTCAACTCCCACAAGGAGGAAACCCAGGCTGACATCACCCATCTCATACACCGGGTTGATAAACTCGCTACTAGTATTGACCGGTTCGACTCCATAGTCACTTCCCTTCAGTCCATGATGGCATCGCTATAGGCTTCTATTGACAGATTGACAGCTTCAGACAAGGGAAAGAGTCTCTttcaatctggggattattcCAACTCCATACCACAGGGCCCATTTTAAGTTGCCCCACCACCCCTACCATTTTATACACCATCAACACCCCTCACATTTCACCGCCTCCACAttttacaccaccaccaccccataTGGAGCTGGACGACATGATCTTTATGGAGCTAATAGAGGAGCGAGGTTGGACATCCTCGATTTTTATGGGAGCAACCAGGAACAGTATCTTGATTGGGCTTATAGTTTGAAGATATTTTTTCAAGTGGAATAACTTGACTAAGGCCAAAAAGATTCTATTGGCAGAGGTTAAACTGCAGGGCAGGGCTCGAGTCTAGTGGATCAAACACCAGCAACAGAATCAGACTTGAGGCATCGGGTTAGTGGCTAATTGGGCTGAGATGAGTGAAACAATGAACCGGAGATTCTGGCCGACCGATTATAAGCAGTAGATGCACCTCAAGTTCGTGCAGCCGAGATAAGACAACATGACTATTGAGGAGTATGTGGCCAGATTTTATTGCTTAACCACTCTATCTGATTTTGATTATAACCAGCACATGTGGATCAAGTTCACACAGCCGAGGCAGGACAACATGACTGTTGAGGACTAATGAGGAGTATGTGGCCAGGTTTTATTGCTTAGCCACTCGATCTGAtatttgagtggaatgaagaggtaTTGGTGGCACAATTTCGCAATGGCTTGCATCCTTAG is drawn from Telopea speciosissima isolate NSW1024214 ecotype Mountain lineage chromosome 1, Tspe_v1, whole genome shotgun sequence and contains these coding sequences:
- the LOC122664469 gene encoding uncharacterized protein LOC122664469 isoform X1; amino-acid sequence: MTLLILPRFHFFPSSYSSFSPSPVRPCRFFSAAASTQVDIERKKYDNVALLWFKHDLRSDDHPGLVAASNRQTVVPLYIFDHRILSRFSDEMLELVLLALEDLREWLKSHGSNLMIRFGRAENVIPELVQEVKATHVFSEEEVEYDLRTMIDIVEGSLSSVTFSWGSPQLVRWQTPFYDIKNLMELPASYWDFKKLQYPVTTPMAPPYVPGVSMELNWGTIPTFADVKIFMIGNPHESKNSWTSIKKISAKTILGKERISADQSMRNVNSVENSRSNLDSKNIQMTRSQNSVFLSRKGNLIGCGTDILLNTLAAYLRYSEGTARDDWQEVHEKLRNAEIRSGASFGALFGSALSVGIISRRKVYFEAIKYEKERNAGFLSPFGYSAATVAAAANAVCSMEWYWLTALRSQICSEGRYSVRIWRWNGYLIQYTVVGHEGPAVLLVHGFGAFLEHYRDNIDAIADGGNQVWAITLLGFGKSEKPNIVYTELMWAELLRDFIVDVVKEPVYLVGNSIGGYFAAIVTGLWPALVKSVGLINTAGSVDPGYSSFPVTKEGRVSGGVAWFGSRLLLLYLRLTVGNIVKDCYPSNTERADDWLIDEMIRASHDPGVLPVLESVFNFNLAIPLNYLLESFGGKVLIVQGLKDPLTNSKLKVSMFREHCNGVVIRELNAGHCPHDEQPDEVNSILCKWIKTVESNLLLC